The following is a genomic window from Geoalkalibacter halelectricus.
AGGATCAACAGCAGCCTAATCATGGACGGAACGCTGTTCGGTAGGGGCGTTAACCAATAAGTCACGGACATCGTTTACCGTCCGGTTAATCTCGCGCAGATTATTCTCCAGGCGTGGCATCAGGGATTGGCGCAGATAGTCAAGATCGGTGTCAGGGTGATGCGGCGATGCGCCGGAAAGTCTTTCGTCAGCCTCATCCAGTATTTCTCTGAGCTGAATCAGAGGCCTGTCCCATTGTTCTTGGGTGGCTTTGACATTTTGGCCGAATGCGGAAAACCGTCGTTGATCCCGCACCATGTTTTCACGCGCGTCGTGCTCCCGGCGGGTTTGTGCCAGTCGTCTGGCAAATGACGTTGCCAGAAGAATCATTTCAAACAAAACGACAAGCGGCAAAAGTACACCCGCCGAGGTGAATTTGTCGGCCCAGTTCGCGCCGGCAAACAGAAGCAGGCCGGCTACGAACAGTGTGAGGCCGTGCCCGGCCAGATAAAATCCGACGTCAGTGACGCCGCGCCGTAGCGCCAGAATCCCGGCGCCGACAAGCAAACCGATGTGCAACACCAGCGTCAGGTTCCACCAGACCGCGATTGGGTCCTGTGGATATCCATTCCACCCCGACTGAACTGAAAGCACCAGGCCCACCGAAGAGAAAAAAGGAATCCACAACCATTTGTGTAATCCCGGCAGGGTATTGCGGGTGTCCAGATAGAGCTGGGAAAAAAGAATGGAGGAGAAGATCCAAAGGGGAAAAAGGGCCAGCACCACCTGCGTCATGAACTGAGGTGGAAAAGGAAGAAACGCTCCGTAGCCGAGGTAAATGAACATCAGCACGAACAGGGTTGTCGCCTTCAGACCGTAGCAGAACAGGATTTTCGGCTGTGTCAGGACTCCCAAGGTCAGGATGTACACCAACAAAACCAGAATCATTCCCCCGTACATTCCCCAAAAAAGTTGCTCGGAAAAATTTTGACGCAACTGGTCACCGAGATTGTCGGTCACTCCCTTTAGGCTTTCAGGATTAAAGGGATCGGCAAAAGGCTTCTGCTCATCGGCGGGCTGCGCGTTTTGCGATGAAAGCTCGAAGAACAGCGGCGGGGCGGCATCCAGCAGTGTCGGCATCAAGAGCCAATACAGCAGCAAGGCGACGATAAGAGGGGTGCGAAGATGCTGGAATGATACCGCGGACAAGAACATAAATCAGGGGATCAGGTAGCCGAGGTCTTTTTGGCTGACGATGACTTCCTTGCCCAGTTTGCGGCGCAACCTGTGGATCAGGTTGCGCAACCCCTGGCAGCTCATGATTTCCGGATTGTCGCGGGAGATTTCGTTGCAGATACGGTCACTGTCGATAAGTTGCCCACGTCGCGCAAGCAACAGTTCAAGAAACTTTTTTTCATTGCGTGATAGAACATGCCTGTTGCCGGCGGGATCGTGGATTTCTCCCAGAACCGGATCAAAAACGGCACCGCTCTCAAAAGTCGTCCGGTATCTGCCGTGGCGTGCCAGCAAATCGGCGGCCTGCCGGAAAAACTGATCAAGGGTTTCAAGGTCCACCGGCTTGACCATAAAGCTCAGCAACCGCAAGGGGAATGCCGCAAGCATATTTTCGCGGCTGTCGTGGCCGGTCAGCAGGGCAATGGGGAGATTGGGATCTTCGCGGCAGATGCGACGAGCGACCTCCAGACCGTCACACCCCGGCATGGCCAGATCGAGAATGACCAGGTCGGGACGATGGGCCTGGTACAAGGCCCAGGCATCTTCACCATGGGTCGCGGTGAGCACATGGGAGACGTACTCCCGAAAAATCTCCACCATCGACTCCATCAACACCCTATCGTCGTCAGCATACAGCAACGTCAGGTGGGACAATCTGGCCAGGACATCGGACATGCTACCCCCTGTCTATACATGGCCGGCGTGACAGGATTGTTAAGATCCTGTCACGCAGGCGTCAATAGGTTGAAGTCGAGAGTCGGCAGACATGAAAATCAGGCTTATAATTAAATTAAAATAATAATATGTGAAACAGCAATGAAATTTTCGCATGTTAAGTTTTTCAAACGTATCGAAAGTTGTCATAAAATGCAATGAAAGTTGCCTTAAATTTGACTTTTTACGAGTTCATTCGCTGTGGCGGGTTAAGGCTCCGGCACGGCAAGGTAACAGGAAAAGTTAACATTTTGGGCCGAAAATAGCCGAGAAAAACAATTTCAACGCCTGGTAAAAAGCAAACCTGAAGTAATTCAGGGACGCAAAGCCACGGGTCCGACAGGATGGCCGGGTTGCCAAGGGTGGATGCAGAATCTTCACGCCATCCCTGCTCTCGGGGATGGCTTTTTTGTTGGAACGAATGCCAGTAAAACAATCTGTCCTGAAGTTCTGGATAGCTAGAAACCAAGTCGCGATGGGAACACTTTTGTCTGCTGGAGGTATGTTGTGAATAAGATTTTTCGCCTGATCTGGAGTGACGCTCTTGGAAGCTTGGTGGCGGTGGCTGAAATCGTTACAAGTCGCGGCAG
Proteins encoded in this region:
- a CDS encoding 7TM-DISM domain-containing protein, with the translated sequence MFLSAVSFQHLRTPLIVALLLYWLLMPTLLDAAPPLFFELSSQNAQPADEQKPFADPFNPESLKGVTDNLGDQLRQNFSEQLFWGMYGGMILVLLVYILTLGVLTQPKILFCYGLKATTLFVLMFIYLGYGAFLPFPPQFMTQVVLALFPLWIFSSILFSQLYLDTRNTLPGLHKWLWIPFFSSVGLVLSVQSGWNGYPQDPIAVWWNLTLVLHIGLLVGAGILALRRGVTDVGFYLAGHGLTLFVAGLLLFAGANWADKFTSAGVLLPLVVLFEMILLATSFARRLAQTRREHDARENMVRDQRRFSAFGQNVKATQEQWDRPLIQLREILDEADERLSGASPHHPDTDLDYLRQSLMPRLENNLREINRTVNDVRDLLVNAPTEQRSVHD
- a CDS encoding response regulator transcription factor, which produces MSDVLARLSHLTLLYADDDRVLMESMVEIFREYVSHVLTATHGEDAWALYQAHRPDLVILDLAMPGCDGLEVARRICREDPNLPIALLTGHDSRENMLAAFPLRLLSFMVKPVDLETLDQFFRQAADLLARHGRYRTTFESGAVFDPVLGEIHDPAGNRHVLSRNEKKFLELLLARRGQLIDSDRICNEISRDNPEIMSCQGLRNLIHRLRRKLGKEVIVSQKDLGYLIP